One Meriones unguiculatus strain TT.TT164.6M chromosome 5, Bangor_MerUng_6.1, whole genome shotgun sequence DNA segment encodes these proteins:
- the LOC110543459 gene encoding large ribosomal subunit protein eL29-like, which yields MAKSKNHTTHNQSRKWDRNVIKKPRSQRYESLKGVDPKFLRNMRFAKKHNKKGLKKMQANNAKAMSARAEAIKALVKPATVKPKMPKAPSRKLSHLAFIAHPKLGKKIRSYMAKGRLLCKSKPKVQTKAEATAPAKGKAPAPAPAQAPKGAQAPVKAP from the coding sequence ATGGCCAAGTCCaagaaccacaccacacacaaccagtcCCGCAAATGGGACAGAAATGTCATCAAGAAACCCCGGTCACAAAGATACGAATCTCTTAAGGGGGTGGACCCCAAATTCTTGAGGAACATGCGCTTTGCCAAGAAGCACAACAAGAAAGGCCTGAAGAAGATGCAAGCAAACAACGCAAAGGCAATGAGTGCGCGAGCAGAGGCCATCAAGGCCCTTGTGAAGCCTGCAACTGTTAAACCCAAGATGCCAAAGGCCCCTAGCCGCAAACTCAGCCACCTGGCTTTCATCGCTCACCCCAAGCTTGGGAAGAAGATTCGAAGCTACATGGCTAAGGGTCGTCTGCTCTGCAAATCAAAGCCCAAGGTTCAAACCAAGGCAGAGGCCACAGCTCCAGCTAAGGGCaaggctccagctccagctccagctcaggctcccaaaggtgCCCAGGCCCCTGTGAAGGCCCCATAG